The genomic stretch AATAAAAAAGACCAGAAGCAATGCAAAGGATATGGGAACGGGATGCAGCGAATTCGTATAATTTCGATAAAGGGTATTAAAATGATGGTACATCGTACCGAATTCATCCGCTTTGTTTGGAAAGTTATTAACAATGGTTGTACAAATAATATATTCGCCCCGATTGGTTTCTGTTTCGTCCTCGCTGTTTATGACAACCCCCCGGATGTAGTCCATTACCCAGGTTAAATTTTCATCATTTAAAGACTGATAATTACGGTTTACATTGGTGGCATATTTTTCTGTTTCTGTATTAATGATCAGGTAGGCATTGTTTGTCTTTTTTACATGCTCCAGATATTCCTTCTGGGTCATTTTATCCTTACCTTCTTCATTGGTCTTATAAACTTTGTTTTCCAGCGCTGCAGAAGTATAAACGGCTCCAGTCTTTACGTTTTTTACATAATACAGAAAATTACTGTTGGTTTGATTGAGTATGGCATTATAATAATCGAACTGTTCCTGTTCGCTTTTATTGTTCGTATTCTTCTTTTTCGATTTTGGATTGACCACTTCTTTTTCAAAAAGAGAGGAGATATCTGTTGAAGATGGATCAAACCCAATACTTCCGGAGTAGCCCTTTTCTCTGTAGTCAACATATACGGCAACCCGCTCTACATATTTCAGATATTTGTTCTGGAATTCAGAAGTCTCTTTAAAGTCAGAAGTATTTGTAGTATAGGAATCAAGATATTTAAAAATATGATAAGTCCCAATGGTCAGGGTAAGACCGGACAGAAACAGGACGATATGTATCAATATTTTTATATACATTGAACCTTTAATTCTATTCATAAAGTACCGCAGCCTTTCTAAAATAAGATTAGTATTTCTCTACCTTGTATCCGATACCCCAGGCTACCTTTAAGTATTTGGGTTCCTTTGGATTGATTTCAATCTTTTCCCTGATATGGCGTATATGCACAGCCACGATGTTATCCGCACCATAAGAAGGCTCATTCCATATGATTTCGTAGATTTCATTGATAGAGAAAACTCTCCCTTTATTCTTAACCAGGAGTTTTAACAGGTTATATTCTATCGGAGTAAGCTTGATCAGCTCTCCGTCGACATAGACTTCCTTTCTGTCATCATTTACTACCAGACCGCCGGAGGAATAGATATTCTGTTCCTCTGATACGATGCTGCCAAGCTTTGTGTATCTTCGCAGGGCAGATTTCACCCTGGCTATAAGCTCAAGTGGATTAAATGGTTTGGTGATATAGTCATCGGCACCGACATTTAGACCTAACACCTTATCACTGTCTTCGGATTTGGCAGTTAGTAATATAATAGGGAGAGTGCTGTTATTTTCCCGTAATTTCATCGTAACCCGGATACCGTCCATCTCAGGCATCATGATATCCAGAAGAACCAGGTGGATTTCTGAGGCTTCTATCGTTTCCAAGGCCTGAATTCCGTTATAAGCTTTTATAATATTATAGCCTTCAGCACTAAGATAGATCTGTATGGCATCAACAATTTCTTTATCATCATCACAAACTAAAATGTTATACATATAAGCTCCCATCTGTGCGCACGAACGCACTTAAATATCAAGATATTGAAAAAGCGTTATTTATAGAGTATCAAACAGTGCGCTTCACACACCTCCAAATGAAATACTGTAGTAACGCTTTTCTTTCATAATAACTTTTCGCAGCCTGCGACTGTTTTTAGAACAGCTGGCTGTTTTCCCCGATTTTTATTATACCTTATTTTGTGTAAAACATCTAGTATTTATAATTTGAGATAAAGAATAACCCTTATATTCACATTAAATTTAGAAATTAATAGAATGATTGTTAGGAGGATAAAACTTTGATTGATAAAAATATAACGATTAGTTTGTGACTAATAGGAAAATTGTATAATATAACGACAAAATAACTGAGAGATTTTCAAAATTATATAAAAATGACCATTTGACTGCAATTAAAGGAAAGGGGTGGATTTTTTTGAGCAGATAATCTATAATGTATTTTACTAGAGCAAACTGCTGTGTAGAGATTGATAATTATTTAACATAGGATGTTATGTTAAATGTATATGTTTAACGAAATATAAAGATTGCAACTATATCAATTAATCTAAATTTTCTTTGTGAGGTTTAGCTGTACATATTGTATTGACTATGGCAAAGAGATATTTTGTTTAATACTTTATAGCAAGTTAACGTATTACGTTCTCATAGCGGATGAAATAAAAATGCAGGAATTTTCTTGTACGGAGAAGCTCAGTAGGAGGAATAGGTAATGTACAAAATATTGAAAAAGGAAACCCTGGCACCGAATATTTACTTAATGGATATAGAGGCGAAAAGAGTTGCGAAATCTTGTTATCCAGGGCAGTTTGTAATTGTTAAGATGGATGAGAAGGGTGAACGTATTCCTTTGACCATATGCGACTATGATCGTGAAATTGGAAGCGTTACCATTGTATTTCAGGCTTTAGGTTCTTCAACCAAGCGTATGGCTGAGTATGAAGTAGGGGATGAGTTCAGGGATTTTGCAGGTCCTTTGGGAAGAAAATCCGAACTGATCGACGAACCCGAAGCTGAACTTCGTAAGAAAAGCATTCTTTTTGTTGCAGGTGGTGTTGGTACAGCCCCTGTTTATCCTCAGGTTAAATGGATGAAAGAACAGGGATATGATGTAGACTGCGTTATCGGAGCCAGAAACAAAGACCTTATAATTCTGGAAGATGAGATGAAGAAAGTTGCAAAGAATGTTTATGTGACAACCGATGACGGCTCCTACGGTTTTAAAGGAAATGTCAATGACTGTATAAAAGACCTTGTGAATAATCAGGGTAAACACTATGATCTGGTTATTGCTATCGGACCTGTAATCATGATGAAATTTGTCTGTATACTGACCAAAGAGATTGGTATTCCTACTATTGTAAGTATGAATCCCATAATGGTAGACGGAACCGGTATGTGTGGTGCCTGCAGACTGACTGTTGGTGGCAAGGTTAAATTTGCCTGTGTAGATGGACCTGAATTTGATGGACATCTAGTGGATTTTGATGAATCCATGAAGAGACAGCAGATGTATAAGACTGTGGAAGGCAGAGCTATCTTAAAGGAAAAAGAAGGAGCAACCCACAAAGGGGGCGGCTGTGGCTGCAGTGATGACCCCGCAGACAGATAGGAGCTAAAAGATGGACGTATTGAAGAAGACACCTGTAAGAGAGCAGGATGCCAAAGAAAGAGCACATAACTTCAAAGAAGTTTGTTTAGGATATAACGATGCTGAGGCGAAAGAAGAAGCCCTCAGATGTTTAAAATGCAAAAATGCCAAATGTATTGGTGGATGTCCTGTGAGTATTGATATTCCGGGCTTTATTAACCAGGTTGAGAAAGGCAATGTAGAGGAAGCTTACAAAGTTATAAGCAATTATTCTGCTCTGCCTGCTGTCTGTGGACGTGTATGTCCTCAGGAATCCCAATGTGAAGAAAGATGCATCAGAGGTATTAAAGGAGAACCCATCTCCATTGGTAAATTAGAGCGTTATGTAGCTGACTGGGCAAGAGAAAAGGGAATCAAACCTGAAATGCCTACAGAGCAGAAGAATAAAAAAGTGGCGGTAATCGGCTCCGGACCTGCCGGATTAACCTGTGCAGGGGATCTTGCCAAAGCAGGTTATGACGTAACTATCTTTGAAGCACTTCATGAAGCTGGTGGTGTATTGGTTTATGGTATTCCTGAATTCCGTTTGCCAAAAGAGACAGTTGTTAAGAGCGAAATTGAAAATGTCAAAGCACTTGGTGTTAAGATTGAAACCAATGTAGTTATCGGAAAATCTACCACTATCGACGAATTGATGGAAGAGGAAGGCTTTGAGGCTGTATTTATCGGATCAGGAGCAGGGCTTCCAAAATTCATGGGAATTCCTGGTGAGAATGCAAATGGCGTATTTTCTGCCAATGAATACCTCACCAGAAACAATCTTATGAAGGCTTTTGAGGCCGGATATGATACACCTATTGCTGCAGGTCAGAGAGTGGCAGTAGTGGGCGGCGGAAATGTAGCAATGGATGCTGCCAGAACAGCATTAAGACTTGGAGCAGAGGTTTATATTATCTATAGAAGAAGTGAAGAAGAACTCCCTGCCAGAGTAGAAGAAGTACATCATGCCAAGGAAGAAGGTATTATCTTTAAATTCCTTACGAATCCTACAGAAATCCTTGTGGATGAAAATGGCTGGGTCAAGGGAATGAAGTGTGAAGAAATGGAGCTTTTAGAGCCGGATGCATCTGGCAGAAGAAGACCTGTACCCAAAAAGGATTCTGAATTTGAGCTGCCGGTAGATACCGTAATCATGTCCCTGGGCACAAGTCCTAATCCTTTGATTTCATCAACAACAGAAGGCCTTGACCTGAATAAATATAATTGTATCGTAGCAGATGAAGAAACCGGAAAGACAACAAAAGAAGGTGTATTTGCTGGTGGAGATGCAGTTATTGGTGCGGCAACGGTTATTCTTGCCATGGGTGCCGGTAAGAAAGCGGCAAAAGCAATGGATGAATATTTAAGTAATAAATAGTAATAACAGTATAGAACCGAGGTTCTGAAAAATGTCAACATTTTTTAGAACCTTTTCTGTTTTAAACTTAGAGGAAAGAAGTGTTGCAATTTACTGTGTTGATTTATCTTTATATGTTCAGTCGTTATTATGCTGTAAGCTTTCAGAGTTTCTGATGCAAAAATGTCCGGACAGTCCGATAAGCTTAAAATTAGGCCTTGATTGATTGTGCAAACTGTGCAAAAAGTAAAAAAAGATTGCTATAAGAGCTGTTTGTTGGTATAATATGTTGTAAAACAGGCTCAATATAGAAGGAGAGCCCAAGAAAATTGGGGTACAAGAATGTTAATTGATATGATTAGTCTCGAGATACAGGGAGGGGAGAAAGTATATGTATTACCTTACATAACAGGTAATATGATATTTATTTCAACTGGTGTATGTGTACTTCTCCTAATCGTATTTGCAATCATCCATAATAGAAAGAGTAAAGCTTTCAAAACACTGGACGGACAGAAGAAGTATTTGGAAGAAGAATTTGGTACTCTCGAAATTTCCTTTGAAGAAGCCGTTAATAACAAGAACCAATTGCAGACCAAAAACGAAGAACTAAGAAAAAATAATGAAAAACTCAAGAAATTAGCCTATTCAGATTTACTGACCCAGCTGCCGAACCGTTATGCACTTACGGAACTTTTAGATAATGTTATGTTAACACTGAGAAATGAAGAAGTGGTAGCATTAATGTATATCGATGTGGATGATTTCAAGCAGATTACCGATAATCTCGGACATTCCTATGGGGATGAGCTCTTAATAGACATAACCCACAGGCTCAAACAGTCCATCGATGAGAACGATTTTCTGGCGAGACTTGGAAGTGATGAATT from Anaerocolumna sp. AGMB13020 encodes the following:
- the gltA gene encoding NADPH-dependent glutamate synthase; the protein is MDVLKKTPVREQDAKERAHNFKEVCLGYNDAEAKEEALRCLKCKNAKCIGGCPVSIDIPGFINQVEKGNVEEAYKVISNYSALPAVCGRVCPQESQCEERCIRGIKGEPISIGKLERYVADWAREKGIKPEMPTEQKNKKVAVIGSGPAGLTCAGDLAKAGYDVTIFEALHEAGGVLVYGIPEFRLPKETVVKSEIENVKALGVKIETNVVIGKSTTIDELMEEEGFEAVFIGSGAGLPKFMGIPGENANGVFSANEYLTRNNLMKAFEAGYDTPIAAGQRVAVVGGGNVAMDAARTALRLGAEVYIIYRRSEEELPARVEEVHHAKEEGIIFKFLTNPTEILVDENGWVKGMKCEEMELLEPDASGRRRPVPKKDSEFELPVDTVIMSLGTSPNPLISSTTEGLDLNKYNCIVADEETGKTTKEGVFAGGDAVIGAATVILAMGAGKKAAKAMDEYLSNK
- a CDS encoding response regulator transcription factor, with amino-acid sequence MYNILVCDDDKEIVDAIQIYLSAEGYNIIKAYNGIQALETIEASEIHLVLLDIMMPEMDGIRVTMKLRENNSTLPIILLTAKSEDSDKVLGLNVGADDYITKPFNPLELIARVKSALRRYTKLGSIVSEEQNIYSSGGLVVNDDRKEVYVDGELIKLTPIEYNLLKLLVKNKGRVFSINEIYEIIWNEPSYGADNIVAVHIRHIREKIEINPKEPKYLKVAWGIGYKVEKY
- a CDS encoding sulfide/dihydroorotate dehydrogenase-like FAD/NAD-binding protein, which produces MYKILKKETLAPNIYLMDIEAKRVAKSCYPGQFVIVKMDEKGERIPLTICDYDREIGSVTIVFQALGSSTKRMAEYEVGDEFRDFAGPLGRKSELIDEPEAELRKKSILFVAGGVGTAPVYPQVKWMKEQGYDVDCVIGARNKDLIILEDEMKKVAKNVYVTTDDGSYGFKGNVNDCIKDLVNNQGKHYDLVIAIGPVIMMKFVCILTKEIGIPTIVSMNPIMVDGTGMCGACRLTVGGKVKFACVDGPEFDGHLVDFDESMKRQQMYKTVEGRAILKEKEGATHKGGGCGCSDDPADR